Part of the Enterobacter pseudoroggenkampii genome, TGGAAACCGGCCGAGAAGCCGTTTATGACGGCGATTTTATTGCTGGAAGATGTCGGGGAGGGCAAAACGCGCTATACGGCGATTGCGCGTCACCCCACGAAGGACATCCGCGAGCAGCACGAGCAGATGGGCTTCCACGAAGGGTGGGGGATTGTGCTGGATCAGCTGGTTGAGTATGTGAAGTCTCTTCGACCCCCTCTCCCTTGAGGGAGAGGGTTGGGGTGAGGGGGAGAATTCATTGATCAAGTCGAAGAAAGGTTTCTCTTTTTGGTATTCCTCATCTGACGAAATACTGGCGCTCCCTTTTCATCAAAATATCTTTCCGGCCATATCACATCGGGTGGAATGTCTAGCGCCTGAGCGATAAGCAATTCACCTTTGGGCCATGGTCGGGTAAGCGCGTTTGCCAGTGTGGATGAGGAAAGGCCAGCCTTTCGGGACAAAGCAGCCAGGCTTGTTCCATGTTTCTTTAGTGCGGCAATGATATCGGCAGGATGCCAGTTCTGATGACGCATAGTGTCCTCCTTACGTGTGCTCATTACGTGCTCAATTATCCTGTTTTGGGATAAAAAGGCAATAGGAGGATATTCGATTTCAGGATATTTGTATGGAATCGGAACAATGGCCTCAGTTTATTCGGATGAATATCAGCGAGTTATCAATGCGTTGAAGAAAGCGCGTAAAGAGAAGGGCATTACTCAGGCGCAGCTTGCTGAGGCGCTGGGTAAACCACAATCGTTTATTGCAAAAGTGGAAAACGGTGAGCGCAGGTTAGATGTGGTGGAGTTTGTGCATCTGGCGAGGCTGGTTGGCGCTGATGTGCAGAGGATCATCACCAGTATTTAATTAATGCCTGAATATGGAACTGACCACCTGAGCCGTATGTTCCCCTCACCCTAACCCTCTCCCCGGAGGGGCGAGGGGATAGCACAGTGCTCGCATGACTTTGTGGGGTTCCCTCAGTTCACAGGGAGAGGGAGAAAAGCTCAAGCGAGGCGCGGATACGCATCCGCAATGGCGTTACCGGTAAACTGCGCCACCCAGCCTTCCGGGTTATCGAAAATACGAATGGCCGTAAAGTTCGGCTCTGAGCCCATATCAAACCAGTGCGGCGTGCCCGCGGGCACGGAGATCAGGTCGTTTTTCTCGCACAAGACCAGATATACCTCATCGCCGATGTGCAGGCAGAACAAGCCCGCGCCTTCCACGAAAAAACGTACTTCGTCTTCGCCGTGGGTGTGTTCGTTCAGGAACTTCGCGCGCAGCGCCTCTTTCTGCGGGTTGTCGGCGCGCAGGCTGATCACGTCCCAGCTCTGGTAACCCTTCTCTGCGACCAGTTTGTCGATCGCATGTTGATACGCCGCGATCACGGCTTCAGGCGCGGGATCGTGTCCTAAATCGCGATCCGCCGCCCAGCGTTCAAACCGCACGCCTTTCGCGTTGAGCTGTTGGGCAATCTCGGCGGCGTCGGTACTGTGCCACTGGTGGTGACTGGCGTCTTTATCGGAATAAATGGTCAATGCGCTCATGAAGGGATCTGCTCCGGGTTAATCTCGTCAAACTGGTGGACCTGATGATGGTGGCTTGCGCCGTCATCATCGCCGCGAATCAGCTGCAGGGTGCGAAAACCTGCCTGTTCAGCCGCGTCCAGCTCCTGATGAATATCGGAGAGGAACAGGATCTGCGACGGGGCGATGCCCGTTTGCGCCGCAATGTTCTGATACGACTGCACCTCGCGCTTGGCGCCGATGTGGGTGTCGAAATAGCCGCTGAACAGATGAGTAATATCACCTTCGTCGCTGTAGCCAAATAACAGTTTCTGCGCAGCAACGGAGCCAGAGGAATAAACATAGAGATCAATCCCTTGCGCTTTCCATTTTTCCAGCGCGGGCAGCACGTCCGGGTAAAGATGTCCGGTAAAGTCGCCGTTGACGTAGCCGTCGTGCCAGATTATCCCCTGCAGCGCTTTGAGCGCGGTAGACTTGCGGTCTTCATCCATAAAGGCAAACAGGGCGTCGATAAGCTCGCTGACGCTGGCGTGCGGATTACCGATTTCATCACGCAGGTTGTCCAGAATGGATGTGACCGGCTCGGCGTACTGCTGCGCGGTCACGAAGGCCGCCAGCCGCTCACGCGCGTAGGGGAACAAAACATCATGAACAAAACGAATATCGCTGGTGGTGCCTTCAATATCCGTCACAATCGCGCGAATCATACTCTCTCCAGTTGTCGTAAACGCATTTCACATTCAAACAGGAATTCCAGTCCTTCCAGATGACGGCGGGCTTCGGCCACATCGCGTCCCCAGCAGGTTAAGCCATGGCCGCGCAGAAGAAAACCATAATTAAGCGGGCGTTTCTGCGCGTAATGGGCGATTCGCGAGGCGAGGGCGTCAATATCCTGATCGTTATCGAAGACCGGGATAGCCACCGTATCCAGATGCGTGGTCTGCCCGGTGAGGGATTTTTGCATCTCAAAGCCGCTGATTTTGAGCTCCGCTTCTTTGACCAGACGCGAGAGCACCGTGGCGTTGACCGTATGAACGTGCAGGACGGCGTTGGCCTCCGGGAACAGACGATAGATAAGGGTGTGTAGCCCCGTTTCGGCTGATGGCTTACGAC contains:
- a CDS encoding helix-turn-helix transcriptional regulator: MASVYSDEYQRVINALKKARKEKGITQAQLAEALGKPQSFIAKVENGERRLDVVEFVHLARLVGADVQRIITSI
- a CDS encoding methylthioribulose 1-phosphate dehydratase, which codes for MTDNLQLTHLVDACRWIGAKGWAPATGGNMSVRQDERLCWLSESGKDKGSLTTEDFLQVEIATNRAPSGRKPSAETGLHTLIYRLFPEANAVLHVHTVNATVLSRLVKEAELKISGFEMQKSLTGQTTHLDTVAIPVFDNDQDIDALASRIAHYAQKRPLNYGFLLRGHGLTCWGRDVAEARRHLEGLEFLFECEMRLRQLERV
- a CDS encoding helix-turn-helix domain-containing protein, giving the protein MRHQNWHPADIIAALKKHGTSLAALSRKAGLSSSTLANALTRPWPKGELLIAQALDIPPDVIWPERYFDEKGAPVFRQMRNTKKRNLSST
- the mtnC gene encoding acireductone synthase, giving the protein MIRAIVTDIEGTTSDIRFVHDVLFPYARERLAAFVTAQQYAEPVTSILDNLRDEIGNPHASVSELIDALFAFMDEDRKSTALKALQGIIWHDGYVNGDFTGHLYPDVLPALEKWKAQGIDLYVYSSGSVAAQKLLFGYSDEGDITHLFSGYFDTHIGAKREVQSYQNIAAQTGIAPSQILFLSDIHQELDAAEQAGFRTLQLIRGDDDGASHHHQVHQFDEINPEQIPS
- a CDS encoding 1,2-dihydroxy-3-keto-5-methylthiopentene dioxygenase is translated as MSALTIYSDKDASHHQWHSTDAAEIAQQLNAKGVRFERWAADRDLGHDPAPEAVIAAYQHAIDKLVAEKGYQSWDVISLRADNPQKEALRAKFLNEHTHGEDEVRFFVEGAGLFCLHIGDEVYLVLCEKNDLISVPAGTPHWFDMGSEPNFTAIRIFDNPEGWVAQFTGNAIADAYPRLA